The region CGCAGCCAGGCGATCGCGCGGCTGGGCGGCGGATCGGCGGACCCGGCGATGGCGACGAAGCTGGACGCCTATGCCAGCCAGCATCTGACGCCGGAATCGCGCAAGGTCGTGGACCGGTCGATCTCCGCCATCAAGACGCGGATTGAGACGCGGGCGCGGCTGAAGCCCGATCTGCTGGCCTGGTTCGCGAAGAAGTGAGACTGTTCCCCCTCCCTTCGGTGAAGGGAGGGGATGTCCTTGCCTAGCGAAGGCCGAGCGCCGTGGCGATATCGTCCCAGGCGACCAGTTTGAAATTCTGCGCCGCCGCGGCGTTGTGGCCGTCCTGCGCGACGAAGAGGCCGCCGGGATAGGCTGGCCCGAAGTCTCCCAGCATCAGGTCGATGCCATCGGTTTCTTCCGCCCCGCCGATAGCGCCCGCGCCCACGCGGAAGCGTCCGGCATAGCTGTCGTCGCTCAGCCGGTAGGCGACATAGGCATTGTCGCCCTGGCTGGAGACGAGGACATAGCCATCCTTCTCCCCGATGGGCGCGATGGCGACGCCTTCGGCATCGGCGACCAGGTTCCTGCCATCGGCCGCCGCGATCATGGTCGGGGTGGTGGAGCCGGTAGCCCGCGCGTCGAAGCGCCACAGCCCTGCATCTTCCTCCGCCACGTACAGGATGCCCGTGCGGTCGTCGGCGGCGCAGCCTTCCGACTGGGAGGCGAGCTTCATGGAGCGGACCATGCGTGCAGTGGGCGCCGCGCCAGCGGTGTCGAGCGCGATCTGATTGATCGTGCCGTCCTTCAGGACGATGAAGGCGTAGGTGGTGGCGGCGTCCCTGTAGAGGCAGATGCCGTAGGCCTCGCCCTTCCCGCCGTCGATCTTGCCGAGGGCGGTGAGTTTGGATGTCGCAGGGTCGA is a window of Sphingobium sp. MI1205 DNA encoding:
- a CDS encoding phytase encodes the protein MIALCNKYYNSTLIGFTFITLSACASVEREVPLATRIANASPAVAVTARGETVPVGTANADAADDPAIWRNAANPAQSLIVGTDKKAGLYVYGLDGRTRDFLDAGRVNNVDLRDDVVINGRKGILVAASDRNDLANAKVALFLLDPATSKLTALGKIDGGKGEAYGICLYRDAATTYAFIVLKDGTINQIALDTAGAAPTARMVRSMKLASQSEGCAADDRTGILYVAEEDAGLWRFDARATGSTTPTMIAAADGRNLVADAEGVAIAPIGEKDGYVLVSSQGDNAYVAYRLSDDSYAGRFRVGAGAIGGAEETDGIDLMLGDFGPAYPGGLFVAQDGHNAAAAQNFKLVAWDDIATALGLR